The Agromyces atrinae genome window below encodes:
- a CDS encoding IclR family transcriptional regulator domain-containing protein, giving the protein MQTEPSSEFIQSLARGLDVITAFSAERPEMTLSDVAQATGLTRASARRFLLTLTTLGYMQTDGRLFSLTPHVLRLGFSYLSALSLPDVARPHLERLSQRLGESTSASVLDGDDIVYVARVPVRRIMAVGITIGTRFPAVTTSMGRVLLAALPPAETDAAIEHSPQIDRDAVRRAVADAGTQGWCIVDQELEVGLRSAAAPLRRAGSVVGAINVSTSTATTTLERLRDEFVPALVETAAAISSDLERTGS; this is encoded by the coding sequence GTGCAGACCGAGCCGAGCAGCGAGTTCATCCAGTCGCTCGCCCGCGGTCTCGACGTCATCACGGCGTTCTCGGCCGAACGGCCCGAGATGACGCTGAGCGATGTCGCGCAGGCGACGGGCCTCACGCGCGCGAGTGCCCGGCGCTTCCTCCTCACCCTCACGACCCTCGGCTACATGCAGACCGACGGCCGACTGTTCTCGCTGACCCCGCACGTGCTGCGCCTCGGCTTCAGCTACCTCTCGGCGCTCTCGCTGCCCGACGTCGCGCGCCCGCACCTCGAACGCCTCTCACAGAGGCTCGGCGAATCGACGTCGGCCTCGGTGCTCGACGGCGACGACATCGTCTACGTCGCGCGCGTTCCCGTGCGGCGCATCATGGCCGTCGGCATCACGATCGGCACGCGGTTCCCCGCCGTGACGACGTCGATGGGGCGCGTGCTGCTCGCCGCCCTTCCGCCCGCCGAGACGGATGCCGCAATCGAGCACTCCCCTCAGATCGACCGTGACGCGGTGCGACGCGCCGTCGCCGACGCGGGCACTCAGGGCTGGTGCATCGTCGACCAGGAGCTCGAGGTCGGGCTGCGCTCGGCCGCCGCGCCGCTCCGCCGCGCGGGCTCCGTCGTCGGGGCGATCAACGTCTCGACCTCGACGGCGACGACGACGCTCGAGCGCCTGCGCGACGAGTTCGTGCCCGCGCTCGTCGAGACGGCCGCCGCGATCTCGAGCGATCTCGAGCGCACGGGGTCGTAG
- a CDS encoding thiolase family protein, with protein MTAAYVYDAVRTPFGRYGKALAEVRPDDLAAGTLSALLERHPDLDPARIDDVVLGCANQAGEDNRDVARMAVLLAGLPTSVPGVTVNRLCGSSLEAVIGAARAVESGDADLVVAGGVESMSRAPWVLAKPTRGFPAGNETLHSTTLGWRLVNERMPKDWTISLGESNERLAERFGLTRDEQDEFAVRSHRRAADAWNEGVFANEIVPVAGVDLDRDEGVRADTSMQALAGLRPAFRPNGTITAGNASPLNDGASMVLIGSERAGLAAEPLARITGRGVAALDPDIFGLGPVEAAERALARAGRTWADVDLVELNEAFAAQSLACLRSWPDLDPSIVNVHGGAIAIGHPLGASGGRVIARAAHELARRGGGVALVAVCIGVGQGLAVVLER; from the coding sequence ATGACCGCCGCCTACGTCTACGACGCCGTCCGCACGCCCTTCGGTCGCTACGGCAAAGCCCTCGCCGAGGTGCGCCCCGACGACCTCGCCGCGGGCACGCTCTCCGCGCTGCTCGAGCGCCACCCCGACCTCGATCCCGCGCGCATCGACGACGTCGTGCTCGGGTGCGCGAACCAGGCGGGCGAAGACAATCGCGACGTCGCACGCATGGCCGTTCTTCTGGCGGGCCTGCCGACATCCGTGCCGGGTGTCACCGTCAACCGCCTCTGCGGGTCGAGCCTCGAGGCCGTCATCGGGGCGGCGCGCGCCGTCGAATCGGGCGATGCCGACCTCGTCGTCGCGGGCGGCGTCGAGTCGATGAGCCGGGCGCCCTGGGTGCTCGCGAAGCCGACGCGCGGGTTCCCGGCGGGCAACGAGACCCTGCATTCGACGACCCTCGGCTGGCGCCTCGTCAACGAACGGATGCCGAAGGACTGGACGATCTCGCTCGGCGAATCGAACGAGCGCCTCGCCGAACGCTTCGGACTGACGCGTGACGAGCAGGACGAGTTCGCGGTGCGGAGCCACCGACGCGCGGCGGATGCCTGGAACGAGGGCGTCTTCGCCAATGAGATCGTGCCCGTCGCGGGTGTCGACCTCGATCGCGACGAGGGCGTGCGCGCCGATACGTCGATGCAAGCGCTCGCCGGTCTCCGCCCCGCGTTCCGGCCGAACGGCACGATCACCGCGGGCAACGCGTCACCGCTCAACGACGGCGCGTCGATGGTGCTCATCGGCAGCGAGCGCGCGGGCCTCGCCGCCGAACCGCTCGCGCGCATCACGGGTCGCGGCGTCGCCGCACTCGACCCCGACATCTTCGGCCTCGGCCCCGTCGAGGCCGCCGAACGTGCGCTCGCTCGGGCCGGGCGCACGTGGGCCGACGTCGACCTCGTCGAGTTGAACGAGGCGTTCGCCGCCCAGAGCCTCGCGTGCCTGCGGTCGTGGCCCGACCTCGACCCGTCGATCGTCAATGTTCACGGAGGGGCGATCGCCATCGGTCATCCGCTCGGCGCTTCGGGGGGCCGCGTGATCGCGCGGGCCGCCCACGAACTCGCCCGCCGAGGCGGCGGCGTCGCCCTCGTCGCGGTGTGCATCGGCGTCGGGCAGGGCCTCGCCGTCGTGCTCGAGCGGTAG
- a CDS encoding 3-oxoacid CoA-transferase subunit B: MSTGLDRGQLAARIAADIPDGAYVNLGIGAPTLVANHLGDREVILHTENGMLGMGPEPDADHVDPDLINAGKQPVTELPGAAYFHHADSFGMMRGGHLDICVLGAFQVSETGDLANWHTGGDDAIPAVGGAMDLAIGAKQVFVMTDLLTRDGTSKLVAACSYPLTGRACVARVYTDRAIFDVTADGFAVTELFGDATVDSLAELTGLRLSDATSAADTTSEENR; the protein is encoded by the coding sequence ATGAGCACCGGACTCGACCGTGGCCAGCTCGCGGCCCGCATCGCCGCCGACATTCCCGACGGGGCATACGTCAATCTCGGCATCGGCGCACCGACCCTCGTCGCCAATCATCTCGGCGACCGCGAGGTCATCCTGCACACCGAGAACGGCATGCTCGGCATGGGCCCCGAGCCCGATGCCGACCACGTCGATCCCGACCTCATCAACGCCGGCAAACAACCCGTGACCGAGCTGCCCGGGGCCGCGTACTTCCACCACGCCGACTCGTTCGGCATGATGCGCGGCGGGCACCTCGACATCTGCGTGCTCGGCGCCTTCCAGGTCTCGGAGACCGGCGACCTCGCGAACTGGCACACGGGCGGCGACGACGCGATCCCCGCGGTCGGCGGCGCGATGGATCTCGCGATCGGCGCCAAGCAGGTCTTCGTCATGACCGATCTGCTGACCCGCGACGGCACGTCGAAGCTCGTCGCGGCGTGCAGCTATCCGCTCACGGGCCGCGCGTGCGTCGCCCGCGTCTACACCGACCGGGCGATCTTCGACGTGACCGCCGACGGCTTCGCGGTCACCGAACTGTTCGGCGACGCGACCGTCGACTCGCTCGCCGAGCTGACCGGCCTCCGACTGAGCGATGCGACGAGCGCCGCCGACACGACCTCCGAGGAGAACCGATGA
- a CDS encoding 3-oxoacid CoA-transferase subunit A codes for MISKLSADTETAVAGIRDGDTVMISGFGRAGQPVELIDALLAHGATDLTVVNNNAGNGDTGLAALLDAGRVRRIVCSFPRQSDSWVFDRLYRAGEIELELVPQGNLAERIRAAGAGIGGFYTPTGVGTLLAEGRETRVIDGHEYLFETPLAADVALVSALRGDRLGNLVYRKTSRNFGPIMAAAATTTIAQVDEIVDVGALDPETVVTPGIFVDHVVAVGTREWLRDGSAA; via the coding sequence ATGATCTCGAAGCTCAGCGCAGACACCGAGACGGCGGTGGCCGGCATCCGCGACGGCGACACCGTCATGATCAGCGGTTTCGGCCGCGCCGGTCAGCCCGTCGAACTCATCGACGCCCTGCTGGCCCACGGCGCGACCGACCTCACCGTCGTCAACAACAACGCCGGCAACGGCGACACGGGCCTCGCCGCCCTCCTCGATGCGGGGCGCGTGCGGCGCATCGTCTGCTCGTTCCCGCGCCAGTCGGACTCGTGGGTCTTCGACCGGCTGTACCGCGCCGGCGAGATCGAGCTCGAGCTCGTTCCGCAGGGCAACCTCGCCGAGCGGATTCGTGCCGCCGGGGCCGGCATCGGCGGCTTCTACACACCGACGGGGGTCGGCACCCTGCTCGCCGAGGGCCGCGAGACGCGCGTGATCGACGGGCACGAGTACCTCTTCGAGACTCCCCTCGCCGCCGACGTCGCCCTCGTGAGCGCGCTCCGCGGCGACCGCCTCGGCAACCTCGTCTACCGCAAGACCTCACGCAACTTCGGGCCGATCATGGCGGCCGCCGCGACGACGACGATCGCTCAGGTCGATGAGATCGTCGACGTCGGCGCGCTCGACCCCGAGACGGTCGTCACACCGGGAATCTTCGTCGATCACGTCGTCGCCGTCGGCACCCGCGAATGGCTGCGCGACGGGAGCGCGGCATGA
- a CDS encoding aminotransferase-like domain-containing protein translates to MFEQLTERSPDAIAGYLARLISTGELAPGDRLPTVREAASALGVSPATVSQSWQALSRAGLITSRGRAGSFVSAERREWLPPRTLWLAGHGEPARLDLSRGAPDPSLLPSLTRALGRVSARAETTSYHEAPVLPELGRVLQERWPAASESLTVVDGAMDAVSRSLEAVARFGDRVIVESPAFPPFFDLLETLGLERVPVGLDADGILPGDLQAALRLKPTALLLQPRAQNPTGASMTPERAEELARVISTSRDADDLVIIEDDHSGAISTSPDVSLGRWLPDRVLHVQSFSKSHGPDLRIAALGGPGHLVDRVVARRMLGPGWTSRMTQGILFELLTDGSSLDEVAEARRQYDSRQRSLRDALAGFGVTLPRADGINLWLPVADERSALVQLAAAGIRVAPGAPFVAGDSARGADHVRVTAGMVAEEAPAVASALAAAALPTPSAAFPLLR, encoded by the coding sequence ATGTTCGAGCAGTTGACCGAGAGAAGCCCCGACGCGATCGCGGGCTACCTGGCGCGCCTCATCTCGACGGGCGAACTCGCCCCCGGCGACCGCCTGCCGACCGTCCGCGAAGCGGCCTCGGCACTCGGCGTGAGCCCCGCGACCGTCAGCCAGTCCTGGCAGGCGCTGTCGCGCGCAGGCCTCATCACCTCCCGCGGACGGGCGGGCAGTTTCGTGAGCGCCGAACGCCGCGAATGGCTGCCGCCGCGCACCCTCTGGCTCGCCGGGCACGGTGAACCCGCGCGTCTCGACCTCTCGCGCGGCGCCCCCGACCCGTCGCTCCTCCCGTCGCTCACGCGCGCCCTCGGTCGCGTCTCGGCTCGCGCCGAGACGACGAGCTACCACGAGGCCCCCGTGCTCCCCGAGCTCGGTCGGGTGCTGCAGGAGCGCTGGCCCGCGGCATCCGAATCGCTCACGGTCGTCGATGGGGCGATGGATGCCGTGAGCCGGAGCCTCGAAGCCGTCGCGCGCTTCGGCGACCGGGTCATCGTCGAGTCGCCCGCGTTCCCGCCGTTCTTCGACCTGCTTGAGACGCTCGGTCTCGAACGCGTTCCCGTCGGGCTCGATGCCGACGGCATCCTGCCCGGCGATCTGCAGGCCGCCCTGCGACTGAAGCCGACCGCGCTTCTGCTGCAGCCGCGCGCGCAGAACCCGACGGGCGCATCGATGACGCCCGAACGCGCCGAAGAGCTCGCGCGTGTCATCTCGACGAGCCGCGACGCCGACGATCTCGTGATCATCGAGGACGACCACTCGGGCGCGATCTCGACGTCGCCCGACGTGAGCCTCGGGCGCTGGCTGCCCGACCGCGTGCTGCACGTGCAGAGCTTCTCGAAGTCGCACGGACCCGATCTTCGCATCGCGGCCCTCGGCGGGCCGGGGCACCTCGTCGATCGTGTCGTCGCGCGCCGCATGCTCGGCCCCGGCTGGACGAGTCGCATGACCCAGGGCATCCTCTTCGAACTGCTCACCGACGGATCGTCGCTCGACGAGGTCGCCGAGGCGCGGCGCCAGTACGACTCGCGCCAGCGGTCGCTGCGTGACGCGCTCGCCGGGTTCGGCGTGACACTGCCGCGCGCCGACGGCATCAACCTGTGGCTGCCCGTCGCCGACGAGCGGTCGGCCCTCGTGCAGCTCGCCGCCGCCGGCATCCGCGTCGCGCCCGGTGCGCCGTTCGTCGCGGGCGACTCGGCGCGCGGCGCCGACCACGTGCGCGTGACGGCCGGCATGGTCGCCGAGGAGGCCCCGGCCGTGGCATCCGCCCTCGCCGCCGCCGCTCTCCCGACCCCCTCCGCCGCCTTCCCCCTCCTGCGTTGA
- a CDS encoding nitrilase-related carbon-nitrogen hydrolase, protein MANEGSNIVRAAITQTTWTGDKESMIVKHEQFARDAKEQGAQIICFQELFYGPYFGITEDPKYYDYAEPADGPIVQRFAALAKELDMVMVLPIYEEEQPGVYYNTAVVVDSDGTILGSYRKHHIPNLDRFWEKFYFRPGNLGYPVFKTAVGPIGVYICYDRHFPEGWRELGLNGAQIVFNPNATKPGLSNRLWEIEQPAAAAANGYFVAAANRVGREDNEYGDLAVDFYGSSQFVDPRGNIIGEYGSQTEEEIVVRDLDLDLIREVRNNWQFYRDRRPESYTSIPKP, encoded by the coding sequence ATGGCAAACGAAGGTTCGAACATCGTCCGAGCGGCGATCACCCAGACGACCTGGACGGGCGACAAAGAGTCCATGATCGTGAAGCACGAGCAGTTCGCGCGGGATGCGAAGGAGCAGGGCGCGCAGATCATCTGCTTCCAGGAGCTGTTCTACGGCCCTTACTTCGGCATCACCGAAGACCCGAAGTACTACGACTACGCCGAACCGGCCGACGGCCCCATCGTGCAGCGCTTCGCCGCGCTTGCGAAGGAGCTCGACATGGTCATGGTGCTGCCGATCTATGAAGAGGAGCAGCCGGGCGTCTACTACAACACCGCCGTCGTGGTCGACTCCGACGGAACGATCCTCGGCTCGTACCGCAAGCACCACATCCCGAACCTCGACCGGTTCTGGGAGAAGTTCTACTTCCGCCCCGGCAACCTCGGCTACCCGGTCTTCAAGACCGCCGTCGGTCCGATCGGCGTCTACATCTGCTACGACCGGCACTTCCCCGAGGGATGGCGCGAGCTCGGCCTCAACGGTGCGCAGATCGTGTTCAACCCGAATGCGACGAAGCCCGGCCTCTCGAACCGCCTGTGGGAGATCGAGCAGCCCGCAGCGGCAGCCGCGAACGGCTACTTCGTCGCCGCGGCGAACCGCGTCGGCCGCGAAGACAACGAGTACGGCGACCTCGCCGTCGACTTCTACGGATCGAGCCAGTTCGTCGACCCGCGCGGCAACATCATCGGCGAGTACGGCTCGCAGACCGAGGAGGAGATCGTCGTGCGCGACCTCGACCTCGACCTCATCCGCGAGGTGCGCAACAACTGGCAGTTCTACCGCGACCGCCGGCCCGAGTCGTACACCTCGATCCCGAAGCCGTAA
- the hydA gene encoding dihydropyrimidinase yields the protein MATTLITGGTVVSATGRSRADVLLDGERIAALIEPGSVLLGTDLASSVDTVVDATGKYVIPGGIDAHTHMELPFGGTAASDTFETGTRAAAHGGTTSIIDFAVQKYGERIQDGLAAWHEKAAGECAIDYGFHQIIGGVDADALAAMPGLIDEGISSFKLFMAYPGVFYSDDAQILRAMQVARDTGLLTMMHAENGPVIDVLAEQLVAEGKTDPYFHGIARAWEMEEEATHRAIMLAKLTGAPLYVVHVSAKQAVEQLATARDAGQNVFGETCPQYLYLSLEEQLGAKSAEWGAFEGAKWVCSTPLRSHEHGHQDAMWQALRTNDVQMVSTDHCPFCMKGQKDLGLGDFRKIPNGIGSVEHRMDLMYQGVVTGQLTLERWVELTSTTPARMFGLAGRKGVIAPGADADVVVYDPNGHTTIGMPVDAEGNPTGRVHHMNMDHSAWEGFEVDGRVDTVISRGRIVVDGGEYLGRKGDGRFLKRELSQYLT from the coding sequence ATGGCCACCACACTCATCACCGGCGGTACCGTCGTGAGCGCGACGGGCCGGAGCCGGGCCGACGTGCTCCTCGACGGGGAGCGCATCGCGGCCCTCATCGAGCCGGGCAGCGTGCTGCTCGGAACCGACCTCGCCTCGTCGGTCGACACGGTCGTCGATGCGACGGGCAAGTACGTCATCCCCGGCGGCATCGACGCCCACACCCACATGGAGCTGCCCTTCGGTGGCACCGCGGCGAGCGACACGTTCGAGACGGGCACCCGGGCCGCGGCCCACGGCGGCACGACCTCGATCATCGACTTCGCCGTGCAGAAGTACGGCGAACGCATTCAGGACGGCCTCGCGGCGTGGCACGAGAAGGCCGCGGGCGAGTGCGCGATCGACTACGGCTTCCACCAGATCATCGGTGGCGTCGACGCCGACGCGCTCGCCGCGATGCCGGGTCTCATCGACGAGGGCATCTCGAGTTTCAAGCTCTTCATGGCCTACCCGGGCGTCTTCTACTCGGATGACGCGCAGATCCTCCGCGCCATGCAGGTCGCTCGCGACACGGGCCTGCTCACGATGATGCACGCCGAGAACGGCCCCGTCATCGACGTGCTCGCCGAGCAGCTCGTCGCCGAGGGCAAGACCGATCCCTACTTCCACGGCATCGCCCGTGCGTGGGAGATGGAGGAGGAGGCGACGCACCGAGCGATCATGCTCGCGAAGCTCACGGGAGCCCCGCTCTACGTCGTGCACGTGAGCGCGAAGCAGGCCGTCGAACAGCTCGCCACGGCGAGGGATGCCGGTCAGAACGTCTTCGGAGAGACCTGCCCGCAGTACCTCTACCTGAGCCTCGAAGAGCAGCTCGGTGCGAAGAGCGCCGAATGGGGTGCCTTCGAGGGGGCGAAGTGGGTGTGCTCGACGCCGCTCCGGTCGCACGAGCACGGTCACCAGGACGCGATGTGGCAGGCCCTTCGCACGAACGACGTGCAGATGGTCTCGACCGACCACTGCCCGTTCTGCATGAAGGGTCAGAAAGACCTCGGGCTCGGCGACTTCCGCAAGATCCCGAACGGCATCGGCTCGGTCGAGCACCGCATGGACCTCATGTACCAGGGCGTCGTGACGGGGCAGCTGACCCTCGAACGCTGGGTCGAGCTCACCTCGACGACTCCGGCACGCATGTTCGGTCTCGCCGGCCGGAAGGGCGTCATCGCCCCGGGCGCCGACGCGGACGTCGTCGTCTACGACCCGAACGGCCACACGACGATCGGCATGCCGGTCGACGCCGAGGGCAATCCGACGGGTCGCGTGCACCACATGAACATGGACCACTCGGCGTGGGAGGGCTTCGAGGTCGACGGTCGCGTCGACACCGTGATCTCCCGCGGGCGCATCGTCGTCGACGGCGGCGAGTACCTCGGGCGGAAGGGCGACGGCCGCTTCCTCAAGCGCGAGCTCTCGCAGTACCTCACCTGA
- a CDS encoding TIGR03842 family LLM class F420-dependent oxidoreductase gives MEFGAVLQTNPPASRTVHLAKLAEQYGFSHVWTFDSHLLWQEPYVIYSQILAETRKVKVGPFVTNPATRDWTVTASVFATLNEMYGNRTVVGIGRGDSAVRVTNGKPTTLKELRESIHVIRELGNSREVEYNGSTLRFPWSVGSELEVWVAAYGPLALKLTGEVGDGFILQLADIDIAKWMIATVRDAAEKAGRDPDSITFCVAAPMYIGDSSDPAMLAHMRDQCRWFGGMVGNHVADIVAKYGTSGAVPQALTDYIAGREGYDYNSHGKTGNDHVDFVPDEIVDRFCIIGTAEEHIRKLEELKAIGVDQFAGYLQHDNKEETLRVYGETVIPALSDRYVAKS, from the coding sequence ATGGAATTCGGTGCCGTCCTTCAGACCAACCCTCCCGCTTCGCGCACGGTGCACCTTGCCAAGCTCGCCGAGCAGTACGGCTTCAGCCACGTGTGGACGTTCGACTCGCACCTGCTCTGGCAGGAGCCGTACGTCATCTACTCGCAGATCCTCGCCGAGACGCGGAAGGTGAAGGTCGGCCCGTTCGTCACGAACCCCGCGACGCGCGACTGGACGGTCACGGCCTCCGTGTTCGCGACGCTCAACGAGATGTACGGCAACCGCACGGTCGTCGGCATCGGCCGCGGCGACTCGGCGGTGCGCGTCACGAACGGCAAGCCGACGACTCTCAAGGAGCTGCGCGAGTCGATCCACGTCATCCGCGAGCTCGGCAACTCGCGCGAGGTCGAGTACAACGGCTCGACCCTGCGCTTCCCGTGGTCGGTCGGGTCGGAGCTCGAGGTGTGGGTCGCGGCCTACGGACCGCTCGCGCTCAAGCTCACGGGCGAGGTCGGCGACGGCTTCATCCTGCAGCTCGCCGACATCGACATCGCGAAGTGGATGATCGCGACCGTCCGGGATGCCGCGGAGAAGGCCGGCCGCGACCCCGACTCGATCACGTTCTGCGTGGCTGCTCCCATGTACATCGGCGATTCCTCCGACCCGGCGATGCTCGCGCACATGCGCGACCAGTGCCGCTGGTTCGGCGGGATGGTCGGCAACCACGTCGCCGACATCGTCGCGAAGTACGGCACATCGGGTGCGGTGCCGCAGGCGCTCACCGACTACATCGCGGGCCGCGAGGGCTACGACTACAACTCGCACGGCAAGACGGGCAACGACCACGTCGACTTCGTGCCCGACGAGATCGTCGACCGCTTCTGCATCATCGGCACGGCCGAGGAGCACATCAGGAAGCTCGAAGAGCTCAAGGCCATCGGGGTCGACCAGTTTGCGGGCTACCTGCAGCACGACAACAAGGAAGAGACGCTCCGCGTCTACGGCGAGACCGTCATCCCGGCGCTCTCCGATCGGTACGTGGCCAAGTCGTGA
- a CDS encoding ABC transporter permease, which yields MRARTARAWLWGVAGIIVLAILWEGYKWLGPADGVVIGGARVLPRTSDLAMPHVWDMAGRLFENVTRAETSGPLWLAVASAALVTLGIAAVGWLVGVVVGIGLSLVMLRWRIAEWGLLPWIVLSQTVPLIAFAPVVKSWGSRVVIGSFEWQDWMSVALIASYLAFFPIAIGALRGLQSPDTIHLELMHTYGIGWWKTLGRLRFPASVPYLLPALRLGAANAVIGAVVAEVSTGLQGGIGRILIQYAGQASGDPAKAWGPIFGAIVLGLVAAGSVALLGVILKNYRRVEVGT from the coding sequence ATGAGGGCCCGCACGGCGCGGGCCTGGTTGTGGGGCGTCGCGGGCATCATCGTGCTCGCGATCCTCTGGGAGGGCTACAAGTGGCTCGGCCCCGCCGACGGGGTCGTCATCGGCGGCGCCCGGGTGCTGCCCCGCACGAGCGACCTCGCGATGCCGCACGTGTGGGACATGGCGGGTCGCCTCTTCGAGAACGTCACGCGGGCCGAGACATCGGGTCCGCTCTGGCTCGCGGTCGCGTCGGCGGCCCTCGTGACGCTCGGCATCGCGGCGGTCGGGTGGCTCGTCGGAGTCGTCGTCGGCATCGGGCTCTCGCTCGTGATGCTGCGCTGGCGCATCGCCGAGTGGGGCCTCCTGCCCTGGATCGTGCTGAGCCAGACGGTGCCGCTCATCGCCTTCGCGCCCGTCGTGAAGAGCTGGGGGTCGCGCGTTGTCATCGGGTCGTTCGAGTGGCAGGACTGGATGTCGGTCGCCCTCATCGCGTCGTACCTCGCGTTCTTCCCCATCGCGATCGGAGCGCTCCGCGGGCTCCAGTCGCCCGACACGATCCACCTCGAGCTCATGCACACCTACGGCATCGGCTGGTGGAAGACCCTCGGTCGGCTCCGCTTCCCGGCATCCGTTCCCTATCTCCTGCCCGCGCTGCGGCTCGGTGCGGCGAACGCCGTCATCGGCGCCGTCGTCGCCGAGGTCTCGACGGGCCTGCAGGGCGGCATCGGACGCATCCTCATCCAGTACGCCGGCCAGGCGTCGGGCGACCCCGCGAAGGCGTGGGGCCCGATCTTCGGAGCCATCGTGCTCGGCCTCGTGGCCGCCGGATCGGTCGCGCTGCTCGGCGTGATCCTCAAGAACTACCGACGAGTGGAGGTGGGCACATGA
- a CDS encoding ABC transporter ATP-binding protein: MSDTLSAPAVTVAGVDKTFETREGLVHALEAIDLEVKAGEFVSLIGPSGCGKSTLMRLIADLDQPTAGTVSVFGKTAKQARLDQDYGIAFQQAGLLPWRTVAQNVGLPLELHGVAGRAARVAELLDMVGLTDFAGRYPDQLSGGMQQRVAIARSLAEKPSLLLMDEPFGALDEMTRERMQTELVRICAETGAAVVFVTHSIPEAVYLSDRVVVMSPRPGRIREIVPMRLDQTQDRTDALREDTSYFEMITAVREALHGGAPTTRGVETR; this comes from the coding sequence ATGAGCGACACCCTCTCGGCGCCCGCGGTGACCGTGGCCGGAGTCGACAAGACGTTCGAGACGCGCGAGGGCCTCGTGCACGCGCTCGAGGCGATCGACCTCGAGGTGAAGGCGGGCGAGTTCGTCTCGCTCATCGGCCCCTCGGGCTGCGGCAAGTCGACGCTCATGCGTCTCATCGCCGACCTCGATCAGCCGACGGCCGGCACCGTCTCGGTGTTCGGCAAGACGGCCAAGCAGGCGCGTCTCGACCAGGACTACGGCATCGCGTTCCAGCAGGCCGGGCTCTTGCCGTGGCGCACCGTCGCACAGAACGTCGGCCTCCCGCTCGAACTGCACGGCGTCGCCGGGCGCGCGGCGCGCGTCGCCGAACTGCTCGACATGGTCGGCCTCACCGACTTCGCCGGCCGGTACCCCGACCAGCTCTCGGGCGGCATGCAGCAGCGCGTCGCCATCGCGCGCTCGCTCGCCGAGAAGCCGAGCCTCCTCCTCATGGACGAGCCGTTCGGCGCCCTCGACGAGATGACGCGCGAACGCATGCAGACCGAGCTCGTGCGCATCTGCGCCGAGACGGGTGCCGCCGTCGTCTTCGTCACCCACTCGATCCCCGAGGCCGTGTACCTCTCCGACCGCGTCGTCGTCATGTCGCCGCGGCCGGGGCGCATCCGCGAGATCGTGCCCATGCGCCTCGACCAGACGCAGGACCGCACCGATGCGCTGCGTGAGGACACCTCCTACTTCGAGATGATCACGGCCGTGCGCGAAGCGCTGCACGGCGGGGCGCCGACGACGCGCGGAGTGGAGACCCGCTGA
- a CDS encoding ABC transporter permease: protein MSAVTVRARSGPRDLRWLQVVAPLAVGVIVLGAWQFLVSVVGVSEYLLPSPASIAEQFVAFFPSIVQASGITGLNALIGLVGGSLIGVLLAALASRWSPIDGMTAPVVASLAVIPIVALAPVLNTMFGADSQFSRQFIAGLASFVPVFLNTLRGFRQTRAVHRDLMTAYAASSGQVLRTVTLPTARPFIFTGIRIASSLAVISALVAEYFGGPRGGLGGLISTSAASSAYARAWAYVVASIVLGLLFYVATLALERLATRHGSPS, encoded by the coding sequence ATGAGCGCCGTCACCGTTCGCGCGCGCAGCGGCCCGCGCGACCTGCGCTGGCTGCAGGTCGTCGCGCCCCTCGCCGTCGGCGTCATCGTGCTCGGCGCGTGGCAGTTCCTCGTCTCGGTCGTCGGGGTCTCCGAGTACCTGCTGCCGAGCCCGGCCTCGATCGCCGAGCAGTTCGTCGCGTTCTTCCCGTCGATCGTGCAGGCGTCGGGAATCACGGGGCTCAACGCCCTCATCGGCCTCGTCGGGGGTTCGCTCATCGGTGTGCTGCTCGCCGCGCTCGCGTCGCGGTGGTCGCCGATCGACGGCATGACGGCTCCCGTGGTCGCGTCGCTCGCCGTCATCCCCATCGTCGCCCTCGCCCCCGTGCTCAACACGATGTTCGGCGCCGACAGCCAGTTCAGCCGCCAGTTCATCGCGGGTCTCGCGTCGTTCGTGCCCGTCTTCCTCAACACCCTGCGCGGGTTCCGGCAGACGCGGGCCGTGCACCGCGACCTCATGACCGCGTACGCCGCGAGCTCGGGTCAGGTGCTCCGCACCGTGACCCTGCCGACCGCGCGGCCCTTCATCTTCACCGGCATCCGCATCGCCTCGTCCCTCGCCGTGATCTCCGCACTCGTCGCTGAGTACTTCGGAGGTCCGCGCGGCGGGCTCGGCGGTCTCATCTCGACGTCGGCGGCCTCGAGCGCGTATGCGCGCGCGTGGGCCTACGTCGTCGCCTCCATCGTGCTCGGTCTGCTCTTCTACGTCGCGACGCTCGCCCTCGAGCGCCTCGCGACCCGGCACGGTTCCCCCTCCTAA